In Synchiropus splendidus isolate RoL2022-P1 chromosome 7, RoL_Sspl_1.0, whole genome shotgun sequence, the genomic window TGTCATGGTTGTTGACTTCATTAACTTAACTAACAAGTGTTTGGTGAGTCAGTAGAGTCGCTCTGAACTGAATCATCTCAGGTCAAAACCGAGCTCATCTGGTGAAGCTCAGACTAACTACTGGTCCCACACTAACTAGCCAGAGCTCACCATCTGTCACCAAGTTTATTCTCAGTTTTAAACGTGTATCATGTACTTTTGGAATTGCTTTTTGAATAACAAGAGCATATGTGCGTGTGGTCACAACTTCACACCTTTCAGAAACATCCACCACCATCATGATACGGAGAcgcgcagctgctgctgtggtcagTAGCTCGGCTGGAGATGGTGAAGATGTCGGCTTTTACTGAGTAGCTGGGTTCTAGATTTTCCTTCACCCAGCTGGTGTTCACGTCAATGGATGATTCATTGTTCATGCCATGAAACTACGACTCCACAATGTTTGAATCTCTGTTGTTAACCTTCAGTCCATTTAGATCTTTATTGAGTTTCTTCTAGTGGTTCCTGTGTCAGATACATGTTTTTGAAAACCTTCATGTTgtgcaggtttttcatttcctgtcagtgagttccacattttcactccctctATTTACTGAAGCTCTGTGGGCAGACTGGGAACTCTGGACCTTAGATatagagagagcaagagagaaaaAACAGGGAAACAGAGGGATATTGTTGTTGTCTTGCTGAGAATCGACATTGTGTGCtcacatgagaaaacaaaaagacattCCTGCACACATTGTGTGATGTCTGAAATGAAGGGGGATGAGTGCGGCTGGGGCATCCGCGCTTAATATTCCGAGTGTAATGATCTCAAACGGACAGAAGATGGTAGCAGCGAATATTATTGATCATCCAGGCAGCCCTTCGGCTCGCACAGTGACATTAGAGTAGCTCACGGAGTTCGAAAAGGTTGGTGACTCTTATTCAACAGTCACAGCTCCTGCTCCAACATGAATTTCGCATTTCTATTGCCGTTGTTATGAACTGCTGACTGAATCAAggttttaatatatttgaagttTTGTAGCTTTAAAAGACACACAGACATTATTTAGACTTCTCTACACATCCGATCTGTGGGACTCTTCCTCAGGGTGAAACCATGCAgctgctcactgatgctgactTCTCCTCTGAATCTGGACTCTTTCCCTCAGCCTGACTCGTCAACCTGATTGTTACTTTTTCTAAAACACAGAATTTTCTTACTCaggtgaaatatttaaaaacatgagaaacattTCACCTATCAGTAGAtctataatataatgtaaaatgCTTGTGACAGCCCAGTTATTTAACCGGGCAATTGCTGTGGTGGGTTTGGCTTGTATTTCCGTCTTATATTTGCGCCAAACCACAATCCGCCATGGTGCTGAATAAAAGCAAGGCAGAGACAGAGGCTGAGAAGTGCAGTCAGCTTCTCACCAAGAGGACCATGCTGTCTCCGAGCCTTGCTCTCCTGGTGTTCATCTTCACCGCCAAGTCAGGTGAGTTAGCTCCAACATGATGCTTTCTGCCGTCAACACTGAGTCTTCTCTGCTGTTTCAGGTGACGGAGCCCAAATCATTGGAGGGACAGAGGTGACCCCTCACTCCCTGCCCTCTATGGCTCTGGTGGAAATCAGAGATGAAAAAGGAAACCAATTTATCTGTGGTGGGACCCTCATCCACCCGAAATGGGTCCTGACTGCTGCTCACTGTGCACGGTAAGGAAGACTGTTGAGTGATCCAAGTAATGTTAGATTCAAACTAtgtaggatggatggatgggtgaatggatgcgcggatgatggatggatgggttggAGTTCTTCATGATGATATCTTTGCTTCTTCTACAGCCAAGAGATATCTGTGACTCTGGGGGTTCACTCCAGAGAAAATGAAGGACAGGGAATGCGCTTCCTACAGTTCAGACGAGTGACTCGGCTGGTGATCCATCCTGACTACACAAAAGGTCTTAATTTCAACGATCTGATGTTGCTGGAGGTGAGCTGACTTGCTGACTGGTTGATACTATACCAAGCTGTTTTCAGGTAACTGCAGTCGCACTCTTCCTACCCCATAAACTGTTTGCATTTCAAACTTTTTCTCTGACACGAGCAGACGGCTTTTGTTCAAGTAGGACTGAAGACAGTTCAATCTAaggcaggggtgtcaaactgaatcccaaaagggccacagtggtgcttttgttccaaccctgcaACTACATATAGTTTAAcccatcaggtgtcagctgaaccaaacaacaccagactgacaaacaaCTGGTTACAGCCTTGAGTTCATCATCGGTTGGAaggaaaacctgcacccacgcCGCCTATTTGGGATTCAGTCTGACACCTGTTCATCTGTCAGCGCTGGGATTCAGACTTGGTTTAACTGACTCATGTTGTCTTCCAGTTGGAGtcaactgtggaagaaacagCCTATGTGAAATCTTCCAAGATCAAGACCCCACCAAATTACCCCGGAGCTGGCAAGACCTGCTTGGTGGCCGGGTGGGGGCGCACTGGATACGATGAGAACCTTTCTGATGTATTGATGGCGGCCAACGTGAAAGTGATTGACTTGGAGACATGCAACTCTGCAGACTTTTACGACGATGACCTAGCGATCAACAGGGATGTGATTTGTGCCGGCTCTGGTCGAAAGAAGGAGATTGGTGTCTGGAAGGTGTGTAAACTAGTGTGATGTTCAGTAGCTATTGTTGCTGTGGGGTCCACTGCTTCATCACTGTGACCATCCAAACCCTTGGTTCCTGCAGGGCGACTCCGGCGGTCCTCTGGTGTGCGACAACATGCTGGTTGGAGTCACTTCCTTCGGACAGCCGTGCCTCCCTGCTGTGTTCATGTACCTTTCTAAGGACCGAGTCCAATGGATCCAACAATCAAttgagtgaaacacaaagaaaataacTGCAGTTGTgctttgtcaaaaataaaacttcTCAGCATCAGTTGTGTTTCTTTTGAAGTCACGTCTCCacacaaactgaaactgaaacacaatCTCATACACCATATAGTGATTTCCACACACATGATGAGCAGGAAGCATGAAGGACACAAGGGCGTCAGTCTGCAGTCCAATCTCTGTatcatgtaagaagaaatataGCGAGAATTGGATGCAGAGAATCAACCGAGACACTAAGTGATACAAGTGATAGTTCCAGAACTGTCATATAATTTGCCATGTAATGTTTGAAGTGTCTTCAATGTAACAGGGAATTGAAATAAACGTTCATTCATTTTCCCCTCTGCTCTTCAGCTGAAAGGCTCATGACCAAACCATACACTGACTGGCGTGTGGTCCTCTCAGACTGCAGTCTCGTGTTCAGTCCGGACTCACTCATCAGGCTCATCTCCACTCTTCCACTTATCTCGCTGTGAATCGCATGCACACAAGTTTGTTATTTTCCATTGAGTCTTCAGATGCAGCCATGTGTGGTGTTGCTGGGTAACCTGAACTGTGGAGTCATAGtttcataacatgaaataatGAATCATCGAGTGATGATTCATTCTTTCAGATGTGAACATTTACATCAATCTATGTGCTGCTCAATCTACCAGCCGGCGTTCACATCAATTGATGTGAACGCCGGCCAGTAAAACCCAACATCTTCACCTTCTCCAGTCGAGCTGCTTTTCATCTGGTCCGGTGAATTACTTTTTTACCTCCGCCAAGGACACGTGTCAGGAATCGATGGCTCTGACTCACGGTTCAACACTTCATTAACTTAGCTAAGTGTTTGGTGAGTCAGTAGAGTCGCTCTGAACTGAATCATCTCAGGTCAAAACCGAGCTCATCTGGTGAAGCTCAAACTAACTACTGGTCCCACACTAACAAGCCAGACCTACCAGCTGTCACCAAGTTTATTCTGAGTTCTAAATGTGTATCATGTTCCTTTCTGATTCAGTTTTGAATAACAAGAGCATATGAGCGTGTATGTGGTCACGACTTCACACCTTTCAGAAACATCCACCACCATCTTGATACGGAGAcgcacagctgctgctgtggtcagTAGCTCGGCTGGGGATGTTGAAGATGTCGGCTTTTACAGAGCAACTGGGTTCTAGATTTTCAATTCCCTGTTACGTTGCAGACATTTCAAACGTTACGTGACTGTTTTGTAACTATTGTATCACTTAATGTCTAGATTGATTCTCTGCATCCAATTCTGTcagtatttcttcttacatgacacagagattgaaaaggagcagagtgaagagcaGTTCTCATGATGTCTGTCCCTTATTCCTGCGTTCCTTATTTTTGGATCAGTGTGTAGCTTTGTGTGTgagatagagagacagagagagtttGTTTTAGTCTTTGTCTGTTGCTAACCTTCATTGGATCTTGATCATCTTCATCGAGCAGTTTCTctgtcagatacattttcttgaaaaccttCATGTTGTGCAGGTTTATAATTTCTTTTGTCAGTGAGTTACACATTTTCTCTCCCACTGTTGCAGcgtacatttgtctcagtgtggttctcaCATATGGTTAGTacaagttccctcttcttctctgctcctcctcatcaggagttagtttaAACATTCTTTGCAGATGATCCTGTAGCAGTCAGTTTCTGGCTCTAAGCATGACTGGCGGTCTTTGTCTCTTTATTAGTTCAGGTAACTTCAGTGCTcttgttttggaaaacacttcatggAATCTGCTCTGTGATCTGCCTTATACATTACTCTAATAGCCCTCttctgaatgaataaaaaaaaaactcaagctTTATTATTGAATGTTCCTAATGGCAAATTCCTGTGACAATAATACACACTGGCCTCTTCTAGTTCAGCTAAACCTCTGTGGCCAGGCAGGTAGCTTGAGACCTTCGataaagagagagagcaagagagacaaAACAGGGATGCACTgggatgttgttgttttcttgctgAGAATCAACATTGTGTGCTCACGTGAGAAAACAAAAGTATACACTTGCACACATGTTGAAGGTCTAAAAGAGAGGATGAGTGTTTAAATTTTTTGAGTAATGTTCTcaaacggacagcaggtggTAGCAGCGCTCCCAATGTTAAAGGGAGAATCCTTTTATTGGAACCGCTCTGCTCCAAAATGAATTCCCACTGAATATTGCCGTTGAATTACCGACTGAATCATGGCTCCAATATTTTTGAAGCTTTACAGCTTTAAATGACAAACAGAACACACTACAactcctcctgaccttctctaTACTTCTTTATTGACATGCTTCCAACAAACAGCAGATCTGTGGGACGCTTCCTCAGGGTGAAACCATGCAGCTGCTCACTGATGCTGGTTTCTCCTCTGAGCCTGGACTctttcctcaccttcaccttcataaATTTGAATTTTCCTGATGCGAAAACCCAGATTCTTCTGACTCAGTGGGTTAGATGTATAAAAACATGATCAAACGTTTCACATATCAGTAGATCTGAcgagtttttcaaaataaaatgcttgtGCTAACCCAGTTATGTAGCCGGGTAACTGCTGTGGGTGTGGCTTGTATTTCCGTCTTGTGTTTGCACCAAACCACAACCTGCCATGGTGGTGAATAAAAGCAAGGCAGAGGCAGAAGCTGAGAAGTGCAGTCAGCTTCTCACCAAGAGGACCATGCTGTCTCCGAGCCTTGCTCTCCTGGTGTTCATCTTCACCGCCAAGTCAGGTGAGTTAGCTCCAACATGATGATTTCTGCTGTCAACACTGAGTCTTCTCGGCTGTTTCAGGTGACGGAGCCCAAATCATCGGAGGGACAGAGGTGACCCCTCACTCCCTGCCCTACATGGCTCTGGTCGAAGGTAGAGGTGTAAACGGAGATCAAATATTCTGTGGCGGGACCCTGATCCACCCGAAATGGGTCCTGAGTGCTGCACACTGTGCTGGGTAAGGAAGACCATCAAGTGATCCAAGTagaaggatggatgaatggatgaagggATGGAGGCATGGATTGGAGTTTTTTGtgattaaatatttgtttcatcaCCAGCCAAGAGATTTCTGTGACTCTGGGGGTTCACTCCAGAGAAAATGAAGGGCAGGGAATGCGGTTCCGACAGTTCAGACGAGTGAGCCGGCAGGTGATCCATCCTGGCTACCTGCCTCAGCAAATCAACGATCTGATGTTGCTGGAGGTGAGCTGACTTGGTGACTTGTTGATACTATACAAAGCGGTCCTGTAATGGTAGGTAAATTTCAGGTAAATGTAGCCACACACTTCCTTCCTCATAAACAGTTTCAAACTTTAAAACATGTCAAGAATTTTCTCTGACAGGACCAGAAGGCTTTTGTCCTAGTAGGACTGAAGACAGTTCGATCGAAGGCTTCAATGCTGTTCATCTGTCAGTGCTGGGATTCAGACTTGTGACAGTGATGTCTTAACATGTGTTCTCTTCCAGTTGCAGTcacctgtggaggaaacagCCTATGTGAAATCTTCCAGGATCAACACCCCACCAAATTACCCCGGAGCTGGCAAGACCTGCTTGGTGGCTGGGTGGGGTCTCACTGGCTATGGTGCATTAAAGCCATCTGATGTGCTGATGGCCGCCAACGTGAAAGTGATTGACTTGGAGACGTGCAACTCTGCAGACTGTTATGGCCATTCCTATTCGATCAACAAGGATGTGGTTTGTGCCGGCTCCCATGGAAGGAACCAGATCGGTGTCTGGAAGGTTTGTAAAGTAGTGTGATGTTCAGTAGCTATCGTTGCTGTGGGGTCCACTGCTTCATCACTGTGACCATCCAAACCCTTGGTTCCTGCAGGGCGACTCCGGCGGTCCTCTGGTGTGCGACAACATGCTGGT contains:
- the LOC128762393 gene encoding mast cell protease 4-like, which translates into the protein MVVNKSKAEAEAEKCSQLLTKRTMLSPSLALLVFIFTAKSGDGAQIIGGTEVTPHSLPYMALVEGRGVNGDQIFCGGTLIHPKWVLSAAHCAGQEISVTLGVHSRENEGQGMRFRQFRRVSRQVIHPGYLPQQINDLMLLELQSPVEETAYVKSSRINTPPNYPGAGKTCLVAGWGLTGYGALKPSDVLMAANVKVIDLETCNSADCYGHSYSINKDVVCAGSHGRNQIGVWKGDSGGPLVCDNMLVGVTSFGKESCPGVFMYLSQNRVQWIQQTIK
- the LOC128762889 gene encoding mast cell protease 4-like, whose amino-acid sequence is MLSPSLALLVFIFTAKSGDGAQIIGGTEVTPHSLPSMALVEIRDEKGNQFICGGTLIHPKWVLTAAHCARQEISVTLGVHSRENEGQGMRFLQFRRVTRLVIHPDYTKGLNFNDLMLLELESTVEETAYVKSSKIKTPPNYPGAGKTCLVAGWGRTGYDENLSDVLMAANVKVIDLETCNSADFYDDDLAINRDVICAGSGRKKEIGVWKGDSGGPLVCDNMLVGVTSFGQPCLPAVFMYLSKDRVQWIQQSIE